A stretch of the Candidatus Palauibacter scopulicola genome encodes the following:
- a CDS encoding isochorismatase family protein, translating into MRIRSPGRGDALLLVDVQKDFLPGGALAVPEGDAVIPPLNEAIRVFSEAGLPIFATRDWHPPDHCSFVEQGGLWPLHCVAGTNGAAFPESLRLPASAVVISKADDPAAEAYSAFSGTDLADRLSDRGVTRVFAGGLATDYCVLRTVLDARAGGLDVVLLFDAVRAVNVESGDGARAIDRMQAAGANFAPTRTVLAGG; encoded by the coding sequence ATGCGGATCCGGTCACCCGGCCGGGGCGACGCGCTGCTGCTGGTCGACGTGCAGAAGGATTTCCTCCCCGGCGGGGCGCTCGCCGTCCCCGAAGGCGATGCCGTGATCCCGCCGCTGAACGAAGCGATCCGCGTCTTCTCCGAAGCGGGTCTCCCGATCTTCGCGACGCGCGACTGGCACCCGCCGGATCACTGCTCGTTCGTCGAGCAGGGCGGTCTCTGGCCGCTTCACTGCGTCGCGGGGACGAACGGCGCGGCGTTCCCGGAGTCCCTGCGGCTTCCCGCCTCGGCCGTCGTGATCTCGAAGGCCGACGACCCGGCCGCCGAGGCCTACTCCGCGTTCTCGGGCACCGACCTCGCCGACCGCCTCTCGGATCGGGGCGTCACGCGCGTCTTCGCGGGCGGCCTCGCGACCGACTACTGCGTGCTCAGAACCGTACTCGACGCCCGGGCGGGCGGCCTGGATGTGGTCCTGCTGTTCGATGCCGTGAGAGCCGTGAACGTCGAGTCGGGCGATGGGGCCCGCGCGATCGACCGCATGCAGGCGGCAGGCGCGAACTTCGCCCCCACGCGAACGGTCCTGGCCGGGGGATAG
- the queC gene encoding 7-cyano-7-deazaguanine synthase QueC — translation MVRRAVVLLSGGLDSATALAIAAEQGYRPCALTLRYGQRHEREVDAARRLAEAMGVTRHVIAAVDLRAFGGSALTDDLEVPKGGPGSPDPEDIPITYVPARNTIFLSMALAWAEVLGASDIFIGVNAVDYSGYPDCRPEFLNAFEKLAALATRAGVEGGRPFRIHAPLIDLTKAEIIRRGLALGVDYGMTRSCYDPDAVGAACGECDSCRLRLAGFAAAGAPDPAPYQDR, via the coding sequence ATGGTCCGCAGGGCGGTGGTCCTCCTCAGCGGTGGGCTGGACTCGGCGACCGCGCTGGCGATCGCGGCGGAGCAGGGATATCGGCCCTGTGCGCTTACGCTCCGCTACGGGCAGAGACACGAGCGCGAGGTGGATGCCGCCCGTCGCCTGGCGGAAGCGATGGGGGTGACCCGGCACGTGATCGCGGCCGTTGATCTGCGCGCGTTCGGGGGTTCGGCGCTCACCGATGACCTGGAGGTTCCCAAGGGCGGGCCCGGGTCTCCCGACCCCGAGGACATCCCCATCACCTACGTTCCGGCGCGGAACACGATCTTCCTGTCGATGGCGCTCGCGTGGGCGGAGGTTCTCGGGGCGTCCGACATCTTCATCGGCGTGAACGCCGTCGACTACAGCGGATATCCCGACTGTCGTCCCGAGTTCCTCAACGCGTTCGAGAAACTCGCCGCCCTCGCCACCAGGGCGGGCGTGGAAGGGGGTCGGCCGTTCCGGATCCATGCACCTCTGATCGACCTCACCAAGGCGGAGATCATCCGGCGCGGGCTGGCGCTGGGGGTCGACTACGGGATGACGCGGAGCTGCTACGATCCCGATGCGGTGGGCGCGGCCTGTGGGGAGTGCGACTCCTGCCGCCTGAGGCTCGCCGGGTTCGCCGCGGCGGGCGCCCCGGATCCGGCCCCGTACCAGGACCGTTAG